In Brachypodium distachyon strain Bd21 chromosome 2, Brachypodium_distachyon_v3.0, whole genome shotgun sequence, one genomic interval encodes:
- the LOC100829689 gene encoding probable LRR receptor-like serine/threonine-protein kinase RKF3 isoform X1 — translation MSLHLPLLFLLAVFLFPTSLHSQPTSPPPPARCPLNFTALRPFLGPQQPPSDDASRCALALQSVRLLLSLHLAATGSFLVPAADASSSCLPPLRAALPFQLPPPDACGLGGLDALLSAPGCSNVSTLADFDRLVPASARRDINASCDRELGPVPVCTACTTSLSKAAAAYLLPGSPDGGNNVTGCVQYPFIYAGAAASPRGPDDPDTAFCLYLLSASSGSIGGSGAPGWLYGVVFGCIGFVLVVAAAAGSWFLLRRHRRRAAAAALAAARADSRSKRSQAMESISASTTLVKFTYDEIKTATGGFTRESLIGRGGFGNVYQGVLPDGTEVAVKRFKNCSAAGDSAFAHEVEVVASVRHVNLVTLRGYCIATTQREGHQRMIVCDLMHNGSLHDHLFSSGECLMAWPVRQKVAIGMARGLSYLHRGTQPAIIHRDIKASNILLDDDFEAKVADFGLAKFAPEGMTHVSTRVAGTMGYVAPEYALYGQLTEKSDVYSFGVVLLELMSGKRAFISLSEGQSFVLADWAWSLVRSGKTLDVIQEGMVEPGPTKVMEKYVLVAALCTHPQLHARPTMEQVVKILEADSAPGPLIIPDRPLPVVANLADIERSVSSSGSGQLFSPSGFRSFIHRNEDDVLESPKDT, via the coding sequence ATGTCCCTCCATCTtccccttctcttcctccttgccgtcttcctcttccccaccTCGCTCCACTCCCAgcccacctcgccgccgccgccggcacgaTGCCCGCTAAACTTCACCGCGCTGCGGCCCTTCCTCGGGCCGCAGCAGCCCCCCTCCGACGACGCCTCCCGCTGCGCCTTGGCGCTCCAGTCCGTCCGCCTACTCCTCTccctccacctcgccgccaccggctcCTTCCTCGTCCCCGCTGCTgacgcttcctcctcctgcctcccgcCGCTCCGCGCCGCGCTCCCCTTCCAGCTCCCTCCGCCCGACGCCTGCGGCCTTGGGGGGCTCGACGCGCTGCTCTCCGCCCCCGGATGCTCCAACGTCTCCACGCTCGCCGACTTCGACCGCCTCGTGCCTGCCTCCGCGCGCAGGGACATCAACGCCAGCTGCGACCGCGAGCTCGGCCCCGTCCCGGTCTGCACCGCCTGTACCACCTCGCTCAgcaaggccgccgcggcctaCCTCCTTCCTGGATCCCCCGACGGCGGGAACAACGTCACGGGCTGCGTCCAGTACCCCTTCATCtacgccggagccgccgccagcccgcGGGGCCCCGACGACCCGGACACCGCCTTCTGCCTCTACCTCCTAAGTGCGAGCTCTGGGTCCATCGGCGGATCCGGCGCCCCTGGTTGGCTCTACGGCGTCGTGTTTGGATGCATCGGCTTTGTGCTCGTGGTTGCCGCGGCTGCTGGTTCGTGGTTCTTGCTGCGACGGCACCGGAGGCGCGCTGCAGCGGCCGCACTAGCTGCGGCCAGGGCGGACAGCAGGAGCAAGCGCTCGCAGGCCATGGAGTCCATCAGCGCCAGCACCACACTCGTCAAGTTCACCTACGATGAGATCAAGACGGCCACAGGGGGCTTCACCAGGGAAAGCCTCATTGGCCGTGGTGGATTTGGGAATGTGTACCAGGGGGTGCTCCCAGATGGCACAGAGGTGGCAGTGAAGCGCTTCAAGAACTGCTCCGCAGCCGGGGACTCCGCGTTCGCACAcgaggtggaggtggtggccaGCGTACGCCATGTCAATCTCGTCACGCTCCGTGGGTACTGCATTGCCACCACGCAGAGGGAGGGGCACCAGCGTATGATTGTATGTGACCTCATGCACAATGGCAGCCTTCACGATCATCTGTTCAGCTCCGGAGAGTGCCTGATGGCCTGGCCGGTGAGGCAGAAGGTTGCCATTGGGATGGCAAGAGGGCTGTCCTATCTGCACCGTGGCACACAGCCGGCTATCATTCACAGAGATATCAAGGCTAGCAACATCTTGCTTGATGACGATTTCGAGGCAAAGGTGGCTGATTTTGGATTGGCCAAGTTTGCGCCGGAGGGGATGACACATGTGAGCACACGGGTTGCTGGCACAATGGGTTATGTCGCTCCGGAGTATGCCCTCTATGGCCAGTTGACTGAGAAAAGCGATGTCTACAGCTTTGGAGTCGTGCTTCTTGAGCTTATGAGTGGGAAGAGAGCCTTCATCTCTCTCAGTGAGGGTCAGAGCTTCGTGCTCGCTGATTGGGCTTGGTCATTGGTGCGTAGTGGAAAGACACTGGATGTGATCCAAGAAGGAATGGTTGAGCCTGGTCCTACTAAGGTCATGGAGAAGTATGTACTTGTCGCAGCACTCTGCACACATCCACAGCTGCATGCCAGGCCAACGATGGAGCAAGTTGTGAAGATACTGGAGGCAGATTCAGCACCAGGGCCTTTAATCATTCCGGACCGGCCGCTCCCTGTTGTTGCAAACCTTGCTGACATTGAGAGGTCAGTCAGCAGCAGCGGTTCAGGTCAGCTGTTCAGCCCCTCTGGTTTCCGGTCTTTTATTCATAGAAATGAGGATGATGTTCTGGAATCTCCAAAAGACACATGA
- the LOC100829689 gene encoding probable LRR receptor-like serine/threonine-protein kinase RKF3 isoform X2, translating into MSLHLPLLFLLAVFLFPTSLHSQPTSPPPPARCPLNFTALRPFLGPQQPPSDDASRCALALQSVRLLLSLHLAATGSFLVPAADASSSCLPPLRAALPFQLPPPDACGLGGLDALLSAPGCSNVSTLADFDRLVPASARRDINASCDRELGPVPVCTACTTSLSKAAAAYLLPGSPDGGNNVTGCVQYPFIYAGAAASPRGPDDPDTAFCLYLLSASSGSIGGSGAPGWLYGVVFGCIGFVLVVAAAAGSWFLLRRHRRRAAAAALAAARADSRSKRSQAMESISASTTLVKFTYDEIKTATGGFTRESLIGRGGFGNVYQGVLPDGTEVAVKRFKNCSAAGDSAFAHEVEVVASVRHVNLVTLRGYCIATTQREGHQRMIVCDLMHNGSLHDHLFSSGECLMAWPVRQKVAIGMARGLSYLHRGTQPAIIHRDIKASNILLDDDFEAKVADFGLAKFAPEGMTHVSTRVAGTMGYVAPEYALYGQLTEKSDVYSFGVVLLELMSGKRAFISLSEGQSFVLADWAWSLVRSGKTLDVIQEGMVEPGPTKVMEKYVLVAALCTHPQLHARPTMEQVVKILEADSAPGPLIIPDRPLPVVANLADIERSVSSSGSVPETGIHLTRWLCKKNKGGG; encoded by the exons ATGTCCCTCCATCTtccccttctcttcctccttgccgtcttcctcttccccaccTCGCTCCACTCCCAgcccacctcgccgccgccgccggcacgaTGCCCGCTAAACTTCACCGCGCTGCGGCCCTTCCTCGGGCCGCAGCAGCCCCCCTCCGACGACGCCTCCCGCTGCGCCTTGGCGCTCCAGTCCGTCCGCCTACTCCTCTccctccacctcgccgccaccggctcCTTCCTCGTCCCCGCTGCTgacgcttcctcctcctgcctcccgcCGCTCCGCGCCGCGCTCCCCTTCCAGCTCCCTCCGCCCGACGCCTGCGGCCTTGGGGGGCTCGACGCGCTGCTCTCCGCCCCCGGATGCTCCAACGTCTCCACGCTCGCCGACTTCGACCGCCTCGTGCCTGCCTCCGCGCGCAGGGACATCAACGCCAGCTGCGACCGCGAGCTCGGCCCCGTCCCGGTCTGCACCGCCTGTACCACCTCGCTCAgcaaggccgccgcggcctaCCTCCTTCCTGGATCCCCCGACGGCGGGAACAACGTCACGGGCTGCGTCCAGTACCCCTTCATCtacgccggagccgccgccagcccgcGGGGCCCCGACGACCCGGACACCGCCTTCTGCCTCTACCTCCTAAGTGCGAGCTCTGGGTCCATCGGCGGATCCGGCGCCCCTGGTTGGCTCTACGGCGTCGTGTTTGGATGCATCGGCTTTGTGCTCGTGGTTGCCGCGGCTGCTGGTTCGTGGTTCTTGCTGCGACGGCACCGGAGGCGCGCTGCAGCGGCCGCACTAGCTGCGGCCAGGGCGGACAGCAGGAGCAAGCGCTCGCAGGCCATGGAGTCCATCAGCGCCAGCACCACACTCGTCAAGTTCACCTACGATGAGATCAAGACGGCCACAGGGGGCTTCACCAGGGAAAGCCTCATTGGCCGTGGTGGATTTGGGAATGTGTACCAGGGGGTGCTCCCAGATGGCACAGAGGTGGCAGTGAAGCGCTTCAAGAACTGCTCCGCAGCCGGGGACTCCGCGTTCGCACAcgaggtggaggtggtggccaGCGTACGCCATGTCAATCTCGTCACGCTCCGTGGGTACTGCATTGCCACCACGCAGAGGGAGGGGCACCAGCGTATGATTGTATGTGACCTCATGCACAATGGCAGCCTTCACGATCATCTGTTCAGCTCCGGAGAGTGCCTGATGGCCTGGCCGGTGAGGCAGAAGGTTGCCATTGGGATGGCAAGAGGGCTGTCCTATCTGCACCGTGGCACACAGCCGGCTATCATTCACAGAGATATCAAGGCTAGCAACATCTTGCTTGATGACGATTTCGAGGCAAAGGTGGCTGATTTTGGATTGGCCAAGTTTGCGCCGGAGGGGATGACACATGTGAGCACACGGGTTGCTGGCACAATGGGTTATGTCGCTCCGGAGTATGCCCTCTATGGCCAGTTGACTGAGAAAAGCGATGTCTACAGCTTTGGAGTCGTGCTTCTTGAGCTTATGAGTGGGAAGAGAGCCTTCATCTCTCTCAGTGAGGGTCAGAGCTTCGTGCTCGCTGATTGGGCTTGGTCATTGGTGCGTAGTGGAAAGACACTGGATGTGATCCAAGAAGGAATGGTTGAGCCTGGTCCTACTAAGGTCATGGAGAAGTATGTACTTGTCGCAGCACTCTGCACACATCCACAGCTGCATGCCAGGCCAACGATGGAGCAAGTTGTGAAGATACTGGAGGCAGATTCAGCACCAGGGCCTTTAATCATTCCGGACCGGCCGCTCCCTGTTGTTGCAAACCTTGCTGACATTGAGAGGTCAGTCAGCAGCAGCGGTTCAG TGCCAGAAACAGGCATTCATCTTACAAGATGGTTGTGCAAGAAGAACAAGGGAGGGGGATAG
- the LOC100829689 gene encoding probable LRR receptor-like serine/threonine-protein kinase RKF3 isoform X3, whose protein sequence is MSLHLPLLFLLAVFLFPTSLHSQPTSPPPPARCPLNFTALRPFLGPQQPPSDDASRCALALQSVRLLLSLHLAATGSFLVPAADASSSCLPPLRAALPFQLPPPDACGLGGLDALLSAPGCSNVSTLADFDRLVPASARRDINASCDRELGPVPVCTACTTSLSKAAAAYLLPGSPDGGNNVTGCVQYPFIYAGAAASPRGPDDPDTAFCLYLLSASSGSIGGSGAPGWLYGVVFGCIGFVLVVAAAAGSWFLLRRHRRRAAAAALAAARADSRSKRSQAMESISASTTLVKFTYDEIKTATGGFTRESLIGRGGFGNVYQGVLPDGTEVAVKRFKNCSAAGDSAFAHEVEVVASVRHVNLVTLRGYCIATTQREGHQRMIVCDLMHNGSLHDHLFSSGECLMAWPVRQKVAIGMARGLSYLHRGTQPAIIHRDIKASNILLDDDFEAKVADFGLAKFAPEGMTHVSTRVAGTMGYVAPEYALYGQLTEKSDVYSFGVVLLELMSGKRAFISLSEGQSFVLADWAWSLVRSGKTLDVIQEGMVEPGPTKVMEKYVLVAALCTHPQLHARPTMEQVVKILEADSAPGPLIIPDRPLPVVANLADIERSVSSSGSGSSLPSR, encoded by the exons ATGTCCCTCCATCTtccccttctcttcctccttgccgtcttcctcttccccaccTCGCTCCACTCCCAgcccacctcgccgccgccgccggcacgaTGCCCGCTAAACTTCACCGCGCTGCGGCCCTTCCTCGGGCCGCAGCAGCCCCCCTCCGACGACGCCTCCCGCTGCGCCTTGGCGCTCCAGTCCGTCCGCCTACTCCTCTccctccacctcgccgccaccggctcCTTCCTCGTCCCCGCTGCTgacgcttcctcctcctgcctcccgcCGCTCCGCGCCGCGCTCCCCTTCCAGCTCCCTCCGCCCGACGCCTGCGGCCTTGGGGGGCTCGACGCGCTGCTCTCCGCCCCCGGATGCTCCAACGTCTCCACGCTCGCCGACTTCGACCGCCTCGTGCCTGCCTCCGCGCGCAGGGACATCAACGCCAGCTGCGACCGCGAGCTCGGCCCCGTCCCGGTCTGCACCGCCTGTACCACCTCGCTCAgcaaggccgccgcggcctaCCTCCTTCCTGGATCCCCCGACGGCGGGAACAACGTCACGGGCTGCGTCCAGTACCCCTTCATCtacgccggagccgccgccagcccgcGGGGCCCCGACGACCCGGACACCGCCTTCTGCCTCTACCTCCTAAGTGCGAGCTCTGGGTCCATCGGCGGATCCGGCGCCCCTGGTTGGCTCTACGGCGTCGTGTTTGGATGCATCGGCTTTGTGCTCGTGGTTGCCGCGGCTGCTGGTTCGTGGTTCTTGCTGCGACGGCACCGGAGGCGCGCTGCAGCGGCCGCACTAGCTGCGGCCAGGGCGGACAGCAGGAGCAAGCGCTCGCAGGCCATGGAGTCCATCAGCGCCAGCACCACACTCGTCAAGTTCACCTACGATGAGATCAAGACGGCCACAGGGGGCTTCACCAGGGAAAGCCTCATTGGCCGTGGTGGATTTGGGAATGTGTACCAGGGGGTGCTCCCAGATGGCACAGAGGTGGCAGTGAAGCGCTTCAAGAACTGCTCCGCAGCCGGGGACTCCGCGTTCGCACAcgaggtggaggtggtggccaGCGTACGCCATGTCAATCTCGTCACGCTCCGTGGGTACTGCATTGCCACCACGCAGAGGGAGGGGCACCAGCGTATGATTGTATGTGACCTCATGCACAATGGCAGCCTTCACGATCATCTGTTCAGCTCCGGAGAGTGCCTGATGGCCTGGCCGGTGAGGCAGAAGGTTGCCATTGGGATGGCAAGAGGGCTGTCCTATCTGCACCGTGGCACACAGCCGGCTATCATTCACAGAGATATCAAGGCTAGCAACATCTTGCTTGATGACGATTTCGAGGCAAAGGTGGCTGATTTTGGATTGGCCAAGTTTGCGCCGGAGGGGATGACACATGTGAGCACACGGGTTGCTGGCACAATGGGTTATGTCGCTCCGGAGTATGCCCTCTATGGCCAGTTGACTGAGAAAAGCGATGTCTACAGCTTTGGAGTCGTGCTTCTTGAGCTTATGAGTGGGAAGAGAGCCTTCATCTCTCTCAGTGAGGGTCAGAGCTTCGTGCTCGCTGATTGGGCTTGGTCATTGGTGCGTAGTGGAAAGACACTGGATGTGATCCAAGAAGGAATGGTTGAGCCTGGTCCTACTAAGGTCATGGAGAAGTATGTACTTGTCGCAGCACTCTGCACACATCCACAGCTGCATGCCAGGCCAACGATGGAGCAAGTTGTGAAGATACTGGAGGCAGATTCAGCACCAGGGCCTTTAATCATTCCGGACCGGCCGCTCCCTGTTGTTGCAAACCTTGCTGACATTGAGAGGTCAGTCAGCAGCAGCGGTTCAG GATCGTCACTGCCAAGTAGATAA
- the LOC100844566 gene encoding LEC14B protein, which yields MHCKRKAPHGEPSQQEQASPADANGLFAIEEEICHLTRLKSEPSDRTRTPLHARKKCHISTFKLLSGRESNLSGFGRFSSADCSYALRDHLPVKGPWCVDDMDSEAYISQFSSDGSLLIGGFRGGHIRIYNADNKWKIHKDITCKKLRWTVSDIALSPDQRYLAYSSLSPTVHIVNVQSALKESHANITEIHEGLDFSDDDDEFSFGIFSVKFSKDGHHLVVGNNNESICIYDLGANKVTERFHAHMADVNVVTFADESSDVLYSGSDDSLCKVWDRRCRKRGKPVGTLTGHLDGITFIDSRGDGRYFISNCKDQTIKLWDIRKMSSTLKDCTPKAHEWDYRWMTYPSEARHLKHPYDQSLATFRGHSVLRTLIRCYFSPSHSTGQKYIYTGSSDQCVYIYDVATGNVVERLKWHGSIVRDCSWHPCLPTLVSSSWDGYLARWEATEDDDDPTKLKRWKQKMQPEGYTFVL from the exons ATGCACTGCAAAAGGAAGGCACCACATGGGGAACCATCTCAACAAGAACAAGCCAGTCCTGCAGATGCAAATGGATTATTTGCCATTGAAGAGGAGATTTGCCATCTTACTAGGCTCAAATCAGAGCCAAGTGATAGAACTCGTACGCCCCTTCATGCTCGCAAGAAGTGTCATATCTCAACATTCAAGCTATTGTCAGGGAGAGAATCCAATTTGTCTGGGTTTGGTCGATTCTCTTCAGCTGATTGCTCTTATGCTCTTCGAGATCACCTACCAGTAAAAGGCCCGTGGTGTGTTGATGACATGGATAGTGAAGCATACATCTCACAATTCTCTTCAGATGGTTCCCTACTTATTGGTGGTTTTCGG GGAGGTCACATCAGAATCTACAATGCTGACAATAAGTGGAAGATTCATAAGGATATAACCTGCAAAAAGCTGCGGTGGACAGTGTCAGATATTGCTCTCTCACCTGATCAACGATACCTA GCGTATTCCAGTCTGTCGCCTACTGTTCACATAGTAAATGTTCAGAGTGCTCTGAAGGAGTCACATGCTAATATTACA GAAATTCATGAAGGGTTGGATTTTTCTGATGATGACGACGAATTCTCTTTTGGAATCTTTTCAGTAAAGTTTTCAAAAGATGGCCACCATCTTGTTGTTGGAAACAACAATGAATCAATATGTATTTATGATCTTGGAGCAAACAAAGTAACAGAACGCTTTCATGCTCATATG GCTGATGTCAATGTGGTCACTTTCGCTGATGAATCCAGTGATGTCTTGTACTCTGGGAGTGACGATAGCCTCTGTAAG GTCTGGGATAGGCGCTGCCGGAAGAGAGGGAAACCAGTAGGTACTTTGACAGGTCATTTAGATGGGATTACATTTATTGATAGCCGTGGAGACGGGCGTTATTTCATCTCCAATTGCAAGGATCAGACTATTAAACTATGGGATATCAGGAAAATGTCCTCCACTCTGAAGGA CTGCACACCAAAAGCACATGAATGGGATTACAGGTGGATGACTTATCCATCAGAAGCCCGACATTTGAAGCATCCATATGATCAGTCACTAGCCACGTTCAGAGGCCATTCAGTGTTGCGCACACTTATTCGTTGTTATTTTTCCCCATCACACAG TACGGGTCAGAAGTACATATACACAGGATCCAGTGACCAGTGCGTCTACATTTATGATGTG GCCACTGGGAACGTTGTTGAAAGACTCAAATGGCACGGATCAATCGTCAGAGATTGTTCCTGGCACCCCTGCCTTCCAACGCTTGTTAGCTCTTCATGGGATGGCTACTTGGCCCGGTGGGAAGCAACGGAGGATGACGACGATCCCACCAAGCTCAAGAGATGGAAACAGAAGATGCAGCCAGAGGGATATACATTTGTGTTGTAG